From Oxyura jamaicensis isolate SHBP4307 breed ruddy duck chromosome 26, BPBGC_Ojam_1.0, whole genome shotgun sequence:
CTAATAAAACAGCAAGTTATGAATACCTAATAAAACAGCAAGCTGTGAGAACATACTCATGACACAGGCCTGAATTTATTagagataatattttttaacatttatttctttcatctcttctctttttgtcaATATAACATACTAAAGTGTTTAGCATTTTTCCTACataattcctttgttttccattttttcagttcagtaacCTTTTAAACCTGATCTTTTGGAAAAGCtggagaataaagaaaaaattcttaTAAGTGACCgctttttgtatgttttcagattttctccATTTATAAGAAGTTTTAAAGTGATGGAATGGCTGACTGGGATTCATTTTAGCTAACTCTGGCTGCATTCACATATGTCAAGCATAGTCAGAGAGGTTGACTTTCCATAAGTAGAGAGGCAACTCTCTAGCTTATACCTTATAGAAAACATGTTTAGAACTGGAAAAAAGGCTTCTCAGATGGACTATTATCTATCTATTTACTAACAGATTATAAAAGAAGCCTCAGTGAATAGGCCAAGAACTTCACTTAGAACCCAAGTGAAGGAAGATGAATCCCACACAGAATTATCTTCTCTAGCTCTGCAATGTTCCCAAACAATAGGAAAAAGCTACAGAttgtaaataaaagtgaaaaggCTGTGTTcaaattagaaaacagaaaaaggaaaataaagtttacaAAAGCAATATATAACAATTGCAATTTAAATGAGAATGaatcaaaatgtttaattccAAAACTACctctaaaaaataaactgaaaactcTACTTCtcaatgtaaacaaaacaaaacaaaacacaaggtCAACGGAACATATATGTGGCTTCTGCCTGGTGATCATGATTGTGGCATAGCTCCATGGTGGGGTGTGGGGGGCAAAATGTAAATCCATATGGAAATGCAGTTTTGAGGGTTCTTGTATAGTAATAACAGGAGCTAAACACAGTCTGTTATACAGTTTTACCTTCAGAATTTCTTGATGAGGTAACTAAGTAACATACTCTAGAAGAGCAATGTAGTACTTGTCGCTGTGCTACAGCCTGGGACTCTAAAGAAAGTCATCGCAGACAGCTACAGACCATGTCTTCATCTAGTTACCTACAGAACAATCTTGCTCACACTGAAAGCAGCCCACTAGACTTACCAACACTGGAATCAGCTTCAATGAAAGCTTCAagctctgcagcttctcctgggCCACAGTCATTGAGGGCTCTCACACGTAAGAAGTACAGCTCCCTGTTTTGCAGGCCTTTAACTGTGTAAGTGGTCGTCTCTATAGGAAGAACATTGCATTTGGTCCAGTCGAGGTTGTTAGAAGACCGTATCTCCACGTCATAGCCTTTCACATCATTCCCATCTTTTGCTTCGGGTCTCTTCCATGTTAGGGTGACACTAGTGCTGTCACTGCTGGTCACCGCCAGGTCCCTCACTTGACCTGGAGGTtctgaaaagataaattttatttaaactattGTTCTAGTATTCCTTCtctatcccccccccccccctttttttttcagttacagcATCACACAAGAAACCCTTCCATTCCTTCCTCATGAAGATAGAGGATTCTCACCCATGAAACATTCCCCAGTTATTTGATCTTTCTCTTTTACAAAGCACTTACAAACATTGCCTGTGCGATAACACCCCCAGTCTACATTCGGCTTTACATATTCCCAAGCCAGGATAGCAGCTGTTCACTTACTCGTGGAATCTCGAGCAAAGACGGGCTGTGACGGTGCACTGATATCTCCTACACCAGAAGCATTGACAGCTGCCACACAAAACTCATACTGCAGACCCTTCTTGAGATCGgtcattttcagtttcttatctgcagaatgaaaacaagcacGTTGGCTCAGGTGAGCAGTACTCCAACACGAAGTGGCAAGACAACAATGTTCTACTTTACTGCATCCATGCAGAACTACAGACTGAATAATTCTGAGGAGCCAAGTACAAATGCTGTCTCCAGTTCCCTTGCCCTTCCTTGTCCTAGTGTATACATACTGCTGATATGTGTTCATTGTattctctttcaaaacaaacagcctCTGAGAGCTATTATTAAGTTACAGAAAGGATATCAATTGTTTTTGCTCATGATATAAACCTAAAGTCTCCTGTACTACCAGGTAAGAGGTCCTAGTCTGCACCTGATGGATAATTGATAGCTATAGTCCAAACACATTTAGGAGCTTTTTTATATCACTTGTGTTTCTTTACCTTCCCTGCATTTTTAAGTTCCTCCCTGTCTAGTTCTTAGCATGAGGATTAAGGACAGTAGTCCTGCACATGAAATTAAGACTTCAGTTCCAGAGATTGAAGACATCAGTTTATCTACAAAGGAGCTACATCCCAAGATGCAGCAGCAATCTTCTCTACATTCTTCTCCAGCCATAGGCTTACACTTTCTAGAAAAGGTTATATACAGTTAAATGCCTGGAGAAGGTTTATAATCCAAGAGCTATATAagataaaaaggtaaaatttcaGACAGGGTTAATATGGTTGCAATAGGGACAATCAGCAGGCCAAGAactcaaaaggaaaagcactgaTGTGGAAAAGTATAAAGATACTACGCAGAAAGCAGGGAGACAGCATTGCTGCAAAGCATGTTACTTTCTGAACCCAGCTGAACTTTTGGCTTTTTTCAAGTCTTCCATCCTGTCCCAGGATTTAAGTAAGCTACCTACCTGCTATGGGCACACTGTTGACTGGCACCCAGGTCATGGTACCCTTCTTGCGTTTTTGAACGATGTATCCCACGATTCGGGAGCTGCCAGTTCTACGAGGTGTTTTCCAGGATATTGTGATGGTGTCTTTGCTGACACTGATGATCTCAGGGGGGTCTGGGGCACCAGGTGTAGCTGGAAAGAGAACAGCATTTCATTATTAGCAGATACACTTGCAAAATAAGGAAGTGTTCTCAGtcatttcttcttccaagtTTCCCCAATGTATTTGTATGAACATGCTTTGAAAACATGACTAAGACCTGAAGTTGTGTATGCTGTTCCCTACAGAACATCCAAAATGCAGTGAGTTTCCTTTCATGCCAGCTTTGATAATCAATTTCCCATAGGGTTGTAGAACACAGTTACAAAAAGTTATTCCTTACCTTTACTGGCAGCCTTTACTTCCTCTGATTCCAGTGCATCGCTGGTTCCCTCTGCATTCACAGCCCTCACCCTGAAGTAGTAGCTCATGTCTCGTTCTACTTTGTTGGTAGTGAAAGTAGTACAGCTCCTGGGGGTTTCCCCAAGAGCCACCCAGTCGCTCTTGCCTACCTCCTGCCTCTCAACGATATAGCTTTGCACTGGTTTGCCCCCATCATCCTTTGGGGATTTCCACTGAATCGTGATTTCATTTGCCGAGCTTTCTACAATTTTCATGGGTCCTGCAGGTGGCTGTGGCTTGTCTGAAAGGAAGAACACAAGCGAGTTAGCTCCAGATCCAAATGCATTCCTGGGTTTGGAGCAGACACTGTTTCTTGCTCACCAGCTGGGACACTCAGTTTCTGATGGTACATATGGCTAGTTGCAGAATGAGGGCCAAGCCCTGAACTGCCTCTTCAAACATCCACTCCTCTCACTTTTCATAAGGGTGTAGGAAGCTATGCACTTGCTCCACGAGTGATTGTTCCCATACAAATTGTACCAAGACAGCTCGCTTATAAAGTATTCAAAAGTCAACTGATGAGGCtgtccaaaaccaaacaagatTTGTGGCATCTTGTATTAAGGGGTAAGAAACACGTCAACAACTTTTGCTTGTATCTTAATTTACTGGAAAATTACATAGCCTTGTTCATCTTGGAATAGCCAGTAGTCCTAAATAAGGTTGTGACGAGTGTTACTGGTTCCGCTTCCTAACCCTTACAATAAAAGCCACTGTAGATGTTATGGGGTCTTACCTGTTACCTCAACCTTTAGGTCGATATCTAAGATGCCACTGTCGTTCTTCAGCCTGACTTTGTAATCCCCACGGTCCTTTCTCTCAGTGTTGGAGATGGACAGCATAGTATAGGTGTCTGTTTTATCAACACGAATCCTTGAGTCATCTGCTAGCTCCATTTTGTCCTTTAGCCATGTTGCTCTGACTGGCAGCCGGCCTTCAAAAGGGATCTTGatctgtattttctcccctgcCTTGGCCACAGTAGGAACACTTGTTAAGTTTTTCAGGAGAACTTTGTCAACCTGTGGAGGATCTAAGCAGATAATACAAAGTCATTAAAAACCACAGTCCAAAGAGGATAAGGCCAACCTCGGAGCGGAGAGCTTCTCTACGTTCATTGTTGCTGTATATTTCAAGCATATATTccacaatatatttatttggttCTTTAGGGACTTATCCAACCTGAAAAAGTGAAGTTCGTGATTCTGCAAACTAATTGACCTTCACATTTATTGTTACCAGCAGCActtcacacacatgcatgcaacTTTGCTACAGGTAATTTGCACAAAGTATTCATGATATCATACTGTCCTTTTCACTATAGCAAGTTTTGCGTAGGCAACGTATTAcacacaagaatgaagattccTTTTTGATAAAGTCATATGTGTGCACCCACAATCTTTGAGTTAGTAGTAGAAGCTAGTCATAAAGGCTCCCTAGTTAAATTTTTATGCACCAACaagtaacaaaaacatttcccatATTGATGGGTATTATAATAAAGTCTCAATAACCAACTATAGGTCCTGAGGGAATGTATTGCATCACTCACCTTCAACAAAAATTGAAGCTTCAGTTTTTATATCTCCAGCTTCAAACCTGTATTTCCCAGCATGAATATCTTCCACTTTGCTAAAAATTAGTTTGTGGACTAGACCTTGCTTTTCAAATAAGACACCATCCATGCTTGTTAACTACAAGATAAAACACAGGGACCCATgcttaataaaaaaacaagaagacaaTCCAAACAGGCAAGAATTTGAAGTGTAATCGAAACGATTTATGAATGTCACGTGAGTTTAATTACAGTAACATTCTGGGACTATTTATCTGGTAACTAATTCACCACCATATTCCCCACAAAGGCTTGAATCAAagaccattaaaataaatggtaatTCTAATTTGACCTCTGATCTTAAAACGTTATCTCCGAACCTTCACTTCCTATTCTTAATGCTGACACTTTAGCCCAGGCTCAAGGATGACACCTTGGAAATCCTACAGTATCATATGGATCCCACAATTTGAACTAGTCTGTTATGATCTTTTGGGATATGGAATGTGATGTCTATCCTTGATTTTAAGCACTAATTTGAAAGAGGACTTTTGGCGTTATACCTGCCTGAAGATCATTTGAAgatcctttttattattattattatttttttcatatttttctcatgcacaaaagaaaagaaaaaggatttgaTTTCAAGTAAAAGACCCATGTCATCTTCCATGGAAAGGAATAGAAAACACAAAGCGTCCTGTTGTCAGCAAGAATGGACATATCTTCCAGCAGGAAGGCAAAGAAATCTCAGTCAGTTTCTAACAGGAATTTTAGCTTAAGCTCCTGCAGAAGTCTTCTAGGGCCATGCTGAGACCATAGTAAGACTGGCAGAGGGAAAGACACCTCAGCATGATACTCAATAAGAGGCAGAGccagagagcagagcactgTTAGCCAAAGAAAAAAGTAGCTACAGGACACCGACCTTTAATCCATCTTTAAACCAGGTTCCTGTCACATCTTCTTTATTGACAGCACAAGACAGCTCAGCTGGCTCCCCTTTCTGGACTCGGACATCAATTAGCTGCTTGTTGACATGACAGCGTGGTGCTAAAtgtccagaaaagaaaatgttgaaaagatGCTAATTCTGTCTTACACTGACAGAGAATAATGTAcacaaaaatacacatgcatGTGAGGAGAagagagcttttaaaatacGCATAACTGTATCATGACGggcttttaatttaattttattttttaaaccatgaCACTGTGAGCCCGCTAGCATAAACTCATGGCATTGAAGGGACATGCCAGCTGGCCTGCATGCAATATAGTCCCTACATCAACCTAATCAACAATGGATTAATCACAAATCACATTATCCACTACATATTTGCTATTTGAAGTCTATGCTAATTGTCTTGTCTCCCTCTACagccagtggggaaaaaaaaaaaaaaaaaaaaaaaggctcctcTGGAACATGTACAATGTCCTCCTtaactgttcttttcctttgtattgACCAGCCACAGGGCTGCCTAAACGGTCCCCCAGAACAGCCCCAGACACCCCCTGCATTCAActttcccttccccagttcATCCTTGTTAACGTCCTCATCTCCTCTCTAACAAACATCCCAATTCTATTCACTCTTTCCTAATCGACTCCCAGTTTTGCAGGTTTTACTTCcttatttgtatttatgttaTGGTGCCCTTGATAAATTCTATCTTGGTCAGCAGGGCCACAAGGCAAGTACTCCCTTTCATCACATATatgaaatttctcatttttacagtttttgaCATTGCTATCTTGATAGTGCAGCCACTGGTAAGATTTAAATGGCTGCATATACATTATTCTTTCAATAAATGTAACTCGTTATTTCTAAAGTTACAAGAGAAAACGAGTTCTTTAGATTGTATTAGATTATGTGCACACACAGCCTAGTTAGGTACAGAGTAGTTCCCAGGTCTCACAGAAACCAAATCTTTGCAAAAGATGTATGTatgaatgaaaaagagaaacagtatGGTTTAAATTGGAGCAATGTCAAAGAAACAAAGCCCTATTCTTTGAAACTATATGGGAAATAATGGTTGTGAACTCAAGTCTCTTCCATTTGgatttgaataatttatttgaatgaatgaatgataCCTGTATTTAGATATCATACCACAATTATATCTATCCATATACGCTGCATTGAAAACTGTACAGTTAGACCAGTACCCAAACAAGCCAGCTCTATAGACATTATTCTGTTGTCAGTTCACAATTAGCAAAATCATACCCTCTGTCCAAGAGCGTTtaccaaacacttcttgaactccagcaggctcggtgaCATGAGcgtgtccctggggagcctgtccctgtgcccaaccacctctgggtgcagaacctctCCCTAACCCCcaccctgaccctcccctgtcccagctccatgccatcccctcgggtcctgtcgctgtccccagagagcagagctcagcgcctgccccccTGCTaccctcgtgagggagctgcaggccgccatgaggcctcccctcggcctgctctgctctgggtcGAACAAACCAAGgcacctcagccgctcctcacacaTCTTCCCctcaggcccttcaccatcttgtAGCCCCCCTTTGGGCACTCTGTAGTAGCTTTAAGTTCTTCTGatattgtggcacccaaaactgcatgcagtactcgaggtgaggctgtgccagcacacagcagagcaggacaatcccttccctcgaccggctggcagcactgtgcctgatgcaccccaggacacagTTGTCCCTTCTGTCTGCCAGGACACACTGATGGGTCACGTTCAACTTGCTGCtgaccagaacccccagatccctgtctgtggggctgctctccagcctgtcgTCCCCCAGTCTGTGTAAAACCCAGGTTGCTCCAACCCAcgtgcagaatccagcacttgctcttgttagTAACAAAACACAAGGATCAGCGATACAAAAGTAATCAATTAAACACATACCTCTCAGATCATCTAGGCGATAATGTCTTCTTTTCTCTGTACTTTCCGTATTCTTCAagaaatcatttgttttaatatccaGGCTGGGTAGCTGTTTTCTCTGGTTTATTGAGGAGGGTCCACCATAAAGATCTGATGTCTGATCATAACCTGGTGAACCTTGACCGAAAACACCTGGCTTCCTCCCATCACCCATTCTGTTATGAGATttgccccctgcccctccaaCAGCCAAATCTGTGCCATAACGGGAACCTAACTGTCCTAAATCTCTGTCCTCACCCCTACTATCCCTTTGACCTGATTCTTTGTCCTGGGATGAGCCTCTGTGGCCTGGTCCTCTGAAATCAGCAGCAGTTCTCTTTCCAGCTTCACCTCGTGCAGATTTGCCAGGACGTGAATCAGGCCCGTATTCCCCACCCATTCCAACAGCTCCTGCCATACCTTCTGTACCCCAGGCTGAATGCAAGtccctcccagcacctcccaaCCTGCCAACACCACCGGCTCCAGCCCTGGCTCCAGCTGACCCCCCATCCTTTCCATATGCAGACCCAGCACCTTGTATGGCAGAGCCACCAACACCCCTACCTTCTGAGGATAAGCCcgctcctcctgctccacctcCATATCCTTGAACACTGCTCAGCCCAGCATCCTGACCAGCTAAACCTGAACCACCAACACCAGCCCCAGCCGGGAGACCATCCTTTCCATAGGGAGATCCAGCACCACCAAAACCAcctccaccagcaccaccaaCACCAGCCCCAGTTCCCATTCCCACTGGAAGGCCATCTTTTCCATATGGAGATCCAACACCTCCCAAACCAcctgcaccagcaccaccaACACCAGTCCCAGCTGGGAGACCATCCTTTCCATAGGGAGAACCAATGCCTGCTGCACCACCTGCACCAGCACCACCCACTCCAGCAGGGAGACCATCCTTTCCATAGGGAGATCCAACACCTCCCAAACCATctgcaccagcaccaccagcgtCAGCCCCAGATGGGAGACCATCCTTTCCATAGGGAGACCCAACACCTCCCAAGCCAcctgcaccagcaccaccagcgccagctccagcagggagaCCATCCTTTCCATAGGGAGATCCAACATCTCCCAAGCCAcctgcaccagcaccaccagcgccagccccagctccagcagggagaCCATCCTTTCCATAGGGAGACCCAACACCTCCCAGACCAGctgcaccagcaccaccagtgccagccccagctccagcagggagaCCTTCCTTTCCATAGGGAGACCCAACACCTCCTAAACCAcctgcaccagcaccaccagcaccagtCCCAGCTGGAAGGCCATCCTTTCCATAGGGAGAACCAATACCTGCTGCACTACCTCCACCAGCACCACCCACTCCAGCTGGGAGACCATCCTTTCCATAGGGAGAACCAACACCTCCCAGACCACCTacaccagctccagctgggagaCCATCCTTTCCATAGGGAGAAGCATCACTTGCTGTACCAcctgcaccagcaccaccagccccaggTCCCATTCCCACTGGAAGGCCATCCTTTCCATAGGGAGAACCAACACCTCCCAAACCACCTGCACCAGCTCCACCAACACCagtcccagctccagctgggaggCCATCCTTTCCATAGGGTGATCCAGCACCTCCAAAACCGCCTACACCAGCACCACCAACACCAGCCCCAGCTGGAAGACCATCCTTTCCATAGGGAGAACCAACTCCCCCTGCACCAGCTAAACCTGAACCACCAACACCAGCCCCAGCCGGGAGACCATCTTTTCCATAGGGAGATCCAGCACCACCAAGACCACCTACACCGGCCCCACCATCACCAGCCCCAGTTCCCATTCCCACTGGAAGGCCATCTTTTCCATAGGGAGAGCCAGTTCCTCCTGCACCACCTATACCAACCCCAGCTGGGAGACCATCCTTTCCATAGGGAGACCCTACACCACCAAAGCCATCCACACCTGTACCACTGGCACCAGGTCCCATTTCCACTGGAAGGCCATCTTTTCCATAAGGAGAGCTAATTcctcctgcaccagctgcaCCAACACCAGCCCCAGCTAGGTGACTATCCTTTCCATAGGGAGATCCTACACCACCAAAGTCATCTACACCTGTACCACCAGCCCCAGTTCCCATTCCCATTGGAAGGCTGTCTTTTCCATAGGGAGAGCCAACACCTCCAAAACCACCtacaccagcaccaccagccccagctccatcTGGGAGACCATCCTTTTGATAGGGTGATCCCATTTGTCTTCCGGCTCCATCAGCTCTACCCCAatttccagctccagccccaggtTCACCTGATTGTCCATGTTTACCGTAAAACCCTCCCATTTTACCTGCAGTAGCATTATCAACATCTGCCCCAAGTGGCAGACCATCTGGACCATAGAGTACGCCCATTTCTCCTGCAGAACCATCACCTGCACCACTTCTAGCCCCATCTCCAGCTGGGAGACCATCTGGGCCATACAGCAAGCCAGATCTTCCTGCCTGACCTACATGACCACCAGCATCAACTGTTAAGCCATCCTTGCCATACGGAGCCCCtacttctccttctctttttatatCGACTCCATTCACACCAGCCACAGTAGGCAGACCATCCTTGCTATAGGGGGATCTTATTCCTCCTGCAGTCTCAGTACCTGCAGCATTCTTACCAGATCTAGTCCTACCTAGCATATCATCCTTGCCATACAGGGAATGCTTGTCTCCCACTCTGCTGGAATCAGGATCAAGTCCATCTAACACAGAACTTCCATCAGTAGCACCTAATCTCTTGATACCACCAAAGCCAGCTCTAGAACTATTATCACCTACTTTATCATTTTTGTCATGCCAAGAGTCCATACCTTCTGCATCATCCATGTCAACATCAACTGCATCCGACATGCCCTCATCTCTGCCATCCACAGAACACCATTCaactgctcctcctgctctaTCATCAGTATTTGCTTTACCTGTCATAGAATCCTGGCTGTGTACAGGCCTTAAACCTTTCTTCCCTCCTAAAATTTTTAGTCTAATGTTACTATCATCATCTGTCATTGATTCCCCATCTCTCTCTGCTCCAGAATACTGCCCGGGCCCCATTGTTCCATCTCTGTAGGTTTTGCGTAGCCCCTCTTTTCCCAGAAATATACGTCCTTCTTCATCAACATTAGTAGAGTAGCCTTGACTGCCTTCTTGGCCATTTCTGTACCAGTTATCTTTTTCCATGCCAGCATGCATAAGATGATCTTTATCACTAAGATGTTCTCCGTGTTTAGGTTTCTTAGCTTTATCTGTCAATCTTTCTTTCCGCCAGccagatttctctttttcacctCCTTCATCctgtctcttttttcctttgggatcTGTATATATGGTTtgattgaaggaaaaaaaaatacagcaaaagagagaaaacaacaaacaatcAACACCATGTACTGCATcaacaaagaaaattcattaGCATGTTATCATTTCTAAGACACTGAAACATAACACATTTAAATGAACTTAAATTCAGttaaaaccctttttttttcattgctgtacTAAGACATAACCTTACATTTCTTAGTTAAGACAACaattatttttagctgaaaCATGCTtgttaacaaacaaaaaaaaagaaaaaaaaaaagaagaaatgggagATCAGGGCAAACCCAGCATGATAGATCCAACTTAGAGGGGCTTAAGTGGTATCTGGGACTCTTTGGTTCCTTTTACCTTCTCCCTCCAGCCCTGAAGAAGTTGCAGAATATCCCCCACCCAGAGTGGTCATCAGTTCCCACCCTTCAATTAGAATCTCATGGCTACTGTGGCAGCTTGCACATTTGGCATTTCGGCACTTGAGAGATCTCCAAGCCGAAGACTAAAGATTCTGGTTCTGTGAACAGCTTTGTATTAAACTCATAATTCAGACTTTTCTGAGACAAAAAGTGGAGCTAGAAGGTCATGgactgtgtttgttttcacccTAGATATAATTTCTGTAGATTGCTGACAGGTCAATGAAGTCACCAGGCAGTTGCTTTTTATCTCATACTCAGCAACCTGTTTCTGATGGGTTACCAAAAAAGGTCTCTATGAAAGGCaccagcttttgctgcagcaggaactcaaaaccaaaacaactgCACTtgagaataaaagaatataaGCCAGCTAACTATTAATCTGAATCATAGTGAAGATTGAATCATACAATATCAAAGTTGGAtgggacccacaaggatcatcaagctCAACTtctgggtccccaaaggaccacattaaaaaaaaaaaaatcacgtgtcttcttgaactctgtcaggcttggtgccatgaccatgtccctggggagcctgttccagtgcctgaccaccctcagGTGATGgaccttttcctgatatccagcctgaatcTGCTTCCACTGGAAGGCATATTTCCCATCTTCCTCTGACCTTCTTCTAACCTGTTTAACCCCTACTTTGGAAAGAAAGTACCATCTAGCAAGATGCCCTTGAAATTCCCTTGATTGTATGTATGCTGCATCATTAAAAACACATGGTAGGATATGGAGTATTTTTAGGTAACTGATGGAGAATATACTACTTGATAGTAAATGGACAGGAAATAAACCAATAGAGTTTGtcttaactaaaaaaaaagtctaatctgaagagaaaataaggtCTAAACGGACCCTCATTTCTACAAATTCAATTTAGGAAGTAGAAGCTCCACAGTTTGTTTCTCAGTGAGCATTAAGGCAGGGaaaggattattattttattaacatgcTTCAAGCCAACACCATGGGAAAAATACAGTGTCACTTACACTCTACAAGAAGATAGGCATTTGAGGAGCAGAGTCCAGTGTCGAGTGTGTACATTCCGTTGTCAGAGGCCTCAACATCCTTGATAACAAGCTGATGGGTCAGACCGTCTGGGGTTACGGAGATCTGGTGCTTCTCACTTGCCTCAAGGGGGTGGGTTTTATGTAGCCACACAGCATCATAGCAAGGACTGCGTAGGATACACTCAAAGACAGCATTTCCCTCCTCAGGACAATGCACATCACAGAGAGGCTGCTGAAATCTCACAGGGATGgctggaatg
This genomic window contains:
- the IGFN1 gene encoding immunoglobulin-like and fibronectin type III domain-containing protein 1 isoform X39, which gives rise to MTSHRTVKSYKKSSVPGVNIAQFVDKIPEGCSTPDFERKPVTLTLQEGKNAIFRAVVKGVPTPEVEWRRAKGEMDNPDKYEIFFNEVTKEYILKINKLTADDTDVYRCFAVNEYGEATCSAGLRIIQVGFKRKAQHVPAQSADELKKKLQDLRKLLRKRAPVPKQKTLDKEAIFQLLLHADKRDYEKICIKYGISDFRGMLRKLQEMRRDAESEQGELIHSIKNMEHIKINKDGTATFSLEMDLKNSNSKIYLLKDGERLRYGTGDEYRKHYLRRIGKKYNFIVNDVQPEDAGLYQVRVEDVPVFSTELDAESIPVRFQQPLCDVHCPEEGNAVFECILRSPCYDAVWLHKTHPLEASEKHQISVTPDGLTHQLVIKDVEASDNGMYTLDTGLCSSNAYLLVEYPKGKKRQDEGGEKEKSGWRKERLTDKAKKPKHGEHLSDKDHLMHAGMEKDNWYRNGQEGSQGYSTNVDEEGRIFLGKEGLRKTYRDGTMGPGQYSGAERDGESMTDDDSNIRLKILGGKKGLRPVHSQDSMTGKANTDDRAGGAVEWCSVDGRDEGMSDAVDVDMDDAEGMDSWHDKNDKVGDNSSRAGFGGIKRLGATDGSSVLDGLDPDSSRVGDKHSLYGKDDMLGRTRSGKNAAGTETAGGIRSPYSKDGLPTVAGVNGVDIKREGEVGAPYGKDGLTVDAGGHVGQAGRSGLLYGPDGLPAGDGARSGAGDGSAGEMGVLYGPDGLPLGADVDNATAGKMGGFYGKHGQSGEPGAGAGNWGRADGAGRQMGSPYQKDGLPDGAGAGGAGVGGFGGVGSPYGKDSHLAGAGVAGVGIGGAGGTGSPYGKDGLPVGMGTGAGDGGAGVGGLGGVGSPYGKDGLPAGVGGAGGGSAAGIGSPYGKDGLPAGTGAGGAGAGGLGGVGSPYGKEGLPAGAGAGTGGAGAAGLGGVGSPYGKDGLPAGAGAGAGGAGAGGLGDVGSPYGKDGLPAGAGAGGAGAGGLGGVGSPYGKDGLPSGADAGGAGADGLGGVGSPYGKDGLPAGVGGAGAGGAAGIGSPYGKDGLPAGTGVGGAGAGGLGGVGSPYGKDGLPVGMGTGAGVGGAGGGGFGGAGSPYGKDGLPAGAGVGGSGLAGQDAGLSSVQGYGGGAGGAGLSSEGRGVGGSAIQGAGSAYGKDGGSAGARAGAGGVGRLGGAGRDLHSAWGTEGMAGAVGMGGEYGPDSRPGKSARGEAGKRTAADFRGPGHRGSSQDKESGQRDSRGEDRDLGQLGSRYGTDLAVGGAGGKSHNRMGDGRKPGVFGQGSPGYDQTSDLYGGPSSINQRKQLPSLDIKTNDFLKNTESTEKRRHYRLDDLRAPRCHVNKQLIDVRVQKGEPAELSCAVNKEDVTGTWFKDGLKLTSMDGVLFEKQGLVHKLIFSKVEDIHAGKYRFEAGDIKTEASIFVEDPPQVDKVLLKNLTSVPTVAKAGEKIQIKIPFEGRLPVRATWLKDKMELADDSRIRVDKTDTYTMLSISNTERKDRGDYKVRLKNDSGILDIDLKVEVTDKPQPPAGPMKIVESSANEITIQWKSPKDDGGKPVQSYIVERQEVGKSDWVALGETPRSCTTFTTNKVERDMSYYFRVRAVNAEGTSDALESEEVKAASKATPGAPDPPEIISVSKDTITISWKTPRRTGSSRIVGYIVQKRKKGTMTWVPVNSVPIADKKLKMTDLKKGLQYEFCVAAVNASGVGDISAPSQPVFARDSTKPPGQVRDLAVTSSDSTSVTLTWKRPEAKDGNDVKGYDVEIRSSNNLDWTKCNVLPIETTTYTVKGLQNRELYFLRVRALNDCGPGEAAELEAFIEADSSVVSPRFLIDDTVKNFLIIKAGNTIRVDIPFEASPDPEVTWLKDGLLLSNRATISTKDGTSQLLIKAAELTDSGTYTIELKNGSGKRETFSFQVQVTDIPQNPGPILLQENVPNAVTVIWEPSASEKWERNLYYTVLKRESQKGVWHVVGDLIYTNKFTYTTVIPGRDYYFRVVAKNELGSSGPSETVQPWRIKKTKAEVHVRPQKYRGVNQNQPPRFLVPLKPHVVTTGSECRMSCAVAGHPPPKITWYKDSRDLSSDPAYFGTNDFGVCSLVIQGVSKADEGEYMVEAANELGRVYSRAFLAIKDSSL